From Chryseobacterium sp. IHB B 17019, one genomic window encodes:
- a CDS encoding aminopeptidase C, whose product MKKTKIASLLFVLSAGSMMFAQDDLINKLKNNQSQNANFQFTTLKDVGATSVKNQGSSGTCWSYSGNSFLESEMQRMGKKPVDLAEIFTARYSYHDKAKLYVLNNGAINWGDGGELHDVINMYKKYGAVPQDAYTGLKQGQTINNFSEMQGKLKPVLDSLVQASQKGKLSDNWMSAVDAILDEYLGKVPSNFTYGGKNYTPHTFAKEVVGINAEDYVEISSYKDYPYYQKFVVPIPDNWSHDSDWNVPMKDLTTIIDNAVNKGYSVGWATDVSEPYFSYKNGVAYVPDMDLDQINAENQGTLFTEPKKDKTITEDMRQKALNNLSTTDDHGMHIVGLAKDQTGKEYYMVKNSWGVTNDFEGYLYATKPYIEYKSTAILVHKDALPKSIKKQLKPTKSIGL is encoded by the coding sequence ATGAAAAAAACTAAAATTGCGTCATTACTTTTTGTTTTGTCTGCAGGAAGTATGATGTTTGCTCAGGATGACTTAATCAACAAGTTAAAAAACAATCAATCTCAAAATGCTAATTTCCAGTTTACCACGTTGAAAGATGTAGGGGCAACTTCTGTGAAAAACCAGGGTTCTTCAGGAACTTGCTGGAGCTATTCCGGGAATTCTTTCCTTGAATCTGAAATGCAGAGAATGGGAAAAAAGCCTGTAGACTTGGCAGAAATTTTCACTGCAAGATATTCTTATCACGATAAAGCAAAATTGTATGTGCTGAATAATGGAGCGATCAACTGGGGAGATGGAGGTGAATTGCATGACGTCATCAATATGTACAAAAAATACGGAGCAGTTCCTCAAGACGCTTACACAGGGTTGAAACAAGGACAGACCATCAATAATTTCTCTGAAATGCAGGGTAAATTAAAGCCTGTTTTAGACAGCTTGGTTCAGGCCTCTCAAAAAGGCAAACTGTCTGATAATTGGATGTCTGCCGTAGATGCAATTTTAGATGAATATTTAGGAAAAGTTCCTTCTAATTTTACTTATGGAGGAAAAAATTACACTCCTCACACATTTGCTAAGGAAGTTGTAGGGATTAACGCTGAAGATTATGTAGAAATTTCCTCTTATAAAGATTATCCATACTATCAAAAATTTGTAGTTCCGATTCCTGATAACTGGAGCCATGATTCCGACTGGAACGTTCCGATGAAAGATTTGACGACAATCATTGATAATGCTGTAAACAAAGGATATTCGGTGGGTTGGGCAACAGACGTTTCCGAACCGTATTTTTCTTATAAAAACGGGGTGGCTTATGTTCCTGATATGGATTTAGACCAAATCAATGCAGAAAACCAAGGAACTTTATTCACAGAACCGAAAAAAGATAAAACGATTACAGAAGATATGCGTCAGAAAGCGCTTAACAACCTTTCTACAACGGATGATCACGGAATGCATATCGTAGGACTGGCAAAAGATCAGACAGGAAAAGAATATTATATGGTGAAAAATTCCTGGGGTGTGACCAACGATTTCGAAGGTTATCTATATGCCACAAAACCTTATATTGAATACAAATCAACCGCCATTTTGGTCCATAAAGATGCTCTTCCGAAAAGCATCAAAAAGCAATTGAAGCCAACCAAAAGTATTGGCCTGTAA
- a CDS encoding NADH:flavin oxidoreductase, whose translation MSTESLFKPFQYKNLQLKNRIVMAPMTRAQSDNGVPTQKIADYYARRAASEVGLILSEGTVINRPASKNMQNIPDFYGTEALNGWRNVIDAVHENGGKMGPQIWHVGDTRSSADYPLIDMEKASTMTLEDIQDTIAQFAASAKSAKDLGFDVIEIHGAHGYLIDQFFWEVTNTRTDEYGGKNIKERSRFAVDVVKAIRAAVGEDFTIIIRLSQWKQQDYSSKLASNPQEMEDWLLPLKEAGVDIFHCSQRRFWESEFEGSDLNFAGWVKKITGQPTITVGSVGLQGDVMGAFAGQGSEKADLTELTRRMERGDFDLVAVGRALLQDPLWAKKIKEQNTEAILDFSAESLGVLY comes from the coding sequence ATGAGTACAGAATCATTATTTAAACCGTTTCAATACAAGAATTTACAGCTTAAAAATAGAATAGTAATGGCTCCAATGACAAGAGCCCAATCTGACAACGGAGTTCCGACTCAGAAAATTGCAGATTATTATGCAAGAAGAGCAGCTTCGGAAGTAGGTTTGATCCTTTCTGAAGGAACCGTGATCAACAGACCGGCATCAAAAAATATGCAGAATATTCCTGATTTCTACGGAACAGAAGCATTAAACGGATGGAGAAACGTAATCGATGCCGTTCATGAAAACGGCGGTAAAATGGGCCCTCAGATCTGGCATGTTGGTGACACGAGAAGTTCCGCAGATTATCCTTTAATTGACATGGAAAAAGCTTCTACAATGACGTTGGAAGATATTCAGGATACGATTGCGCAGTTTGCGGCTTCTGCAAAATCTGCAAAAGACTTAGGATTTGATGTTATTGAAATTCACGGAGCTCACGGATATCTGATCGACCAGTTTTTCTGGGAAGTTACCAATACAAGAACGGATGAATATGGCGGTAAAAATATCAAGGAAAGGAGCCGTTTTGCGGTTGATGTGGTAAAAGCAATCAGGGCTGCGGTAGGAGAGGATTTCACTATTATTATTCGCCTTTCTCAATGGAAACAACAGGATTATTCATCAAAATTGGCGAGTAATCCGCAAGAAATGGAAGATTGGTTGTTGCCTTTAAAAGAAGCGGGAGTAGACATTTTCCACTGTTCACAAAGACGTTTCTGGGAATCTGAATTTGAAGGTTCCGACCTGAATTTTGCAGGTTGGGTAAAGAAAATTACCGGGCAGCCAACCATTACAGTAGGTTCCGTAGGTTTGCAAGGTGATGTGATGGGAGCTTTCGCCGGGCAGGGAAGTGAAAAAGCAGATTTAACCGAGCTGACAAGAAGAATGGAAAGAGGAGATTTTGACCTTGTTGCGGTTGGTCGTGCATTATTACAAGATCCGCTTTGGGCGAAAAAAATTAAAGAACAAAATACAGAAGCAATTTTAGATTTTTCAGCAGAAAGTTTGGGAGTGCTTTATTAA
- a CDS encoding winged helix-turn-helix transcriptional regulator: protein MKKNELMEYSCPLGKAMSALGSKWKPIIVLVIKDRKLRFGELAVRINVISRKVLTDQLREMQADGLVIREEFKEIPPRVEYSLTEKGLALLPILYQLEEWETKYHVYDPEKQKDCKTILESKKIKKVVV from the coding sequence ATGAAAAAGAATGAATTAATGGAATACAGCTGTCCTCTAGGCAAAGCAATGTCTGCGCTGGGAAGCAAATGGAAACCCATTATTGTATTGGTAATTAAGGACCGAAAACTACGTTTCGGAGAGCTTGCCGTTCGCATCAATGTTATTTCCAGAAAGGTTCTGACCGATCAATTGCGGGAAATGCAAGCCGATGGATTGGTAATCCGCGAAGAGTTTAAGGAAATCCCTCCAAGAGTGGAATATTCACTGACAGAAAAGGGATTGGCGCTGTTGCCGATTTTGTATCAGTTGGAAGAATGGGAGACGAAATATCATGTTTATGATCCGGAGAAACAAAAGGATTGTAAAACGATTTTGGAAAGTAAGAAGATAAAAAAGGTTGTTGTTTGA
- a CDS encoding alpha-ketoacid dehydrogenase subunit alpha/beta, translated as MQTTYIETQQISFQDFKNQILEDYKLGRISREMSYLGRREVLTGKAKFGIFGDGKELPQLAMAKVFKNGDFRSGYYRDQTFSLAVDALSVESFFAQLYADTSVEREPASAGRQMNGHFATRSLNEDGSWKDLTAQKNISSDISPTAGQMPRLLGLAQASKIYKTVKFEGSEKFSKEGNEIAFGTIGDASTAEGHFWETLNAACALQVPMIVSIWDDGYGISVPTMKQRAKADIAEMLSGFQRKEGEFQGCEIIQVKAWDYPSLLDAYARAEQFARVESVPVVVHVIEVTQPQGHSTSGSHERYKNEERLAWEAQFDGLVKFREWILNYSIEIDGKEEIIASIEELDAIDEEAKKTVKAGQKNAWENYQKTITDLIHSVLPLVENLKGQNAEIENYINQFNKLVSKAKKDVFHVVRKSLLATRGTNSAERNQLMQKYNEIFEVEKDNYSSHLYSQSQWKAENVKEVKPVFSENSEEVDGRVVVRNNFDKIFEKYPQTLVFGEDAGNIGDVNQGLEGMQEKYGEVRVADTGIREATILGQGIGMAMRGLRPIAEIQYLDYILYCLQGMSDDLATVHYRTKGGQKAPVIIRTRGHRLEGIWHSGSPMAGILNLSKGILVLVPRNLTIAAGFYNTMLQADEPAVIVECLNGYRLKEKQPDNLGEFTVPVGKIEVTREGKDVTLVTYGSTWRIVMEAASELEKLGISAEVIDVQSLIPFDLSHDIAESVKKTNRLVVIDEDVEGGTSAFILQQILEKQKAFRYLDSDPLTIAANDHRPAYASDGDYFSKPSVDDMVERIYALFNETNPQKYPAIF; from the coding sequence ATGCAAACAACCTATATTGAAACACAGCAAATTTCTTTTCAAGATTTTAAAAATCAGATACTTGAAGACTATAAGCTGGGAAGGATTTCTCGCGAAATGTCTTATCTGGGGAGAAGAGAAGTATTGACAGGAAAAGCTAAATTCGGAATTTTTGGGGATGGCAAAGAGCTTCCTCAATTAGCTATGGCGAAGGTTTTCAAGAATGGAGACTTCCGTTCAGGATATTACAGGGACCAGACCTTTTCATTGGCTGTAGATGCGTTATCCGTTGAAAGTTTCTTTGCACAGCTGTACGCAGATACCAGCGTTGAAAGAGAGCCTGCATCGGCCGGAAGACAGATGAACGGCCACTTTGCCACAAGAAGTTTAAATGAAGACGGAAGCTGGAAGGATTTAACAGCTCAAAAAAATATTTCTTCAGATATTTCCCCTACAGCAGGGCAAATGCCGAGATTATTAGGATTAGCACAAGCTTCAAAAATATATAAAACCGTAAAATTCGAAGGCTCTGAGAAATTCTCAAAAGAGGGTAACGAAATCGCTTTCGGGACAATTGGGGATGCCTCCACAGCGGAAGGTCATTTTTGGGAAACTTTAAATGCTGCCTGTGCGCTTCAGGTTCCTATGATTGTTTCAATCTGGGATGATGGCTATGGAATTTCGGTTCCTACGATGAAGCAGAGGGCGAAAGCGGATATTGCTGAAATGTTGAGTGGTTTCCAGAGAAAAGAGGGCGAATTTCAGGGATGTGAAATTATTCAGGTAAAAGCTTGGGATTATCCTTCATTATTGGATGCTTACGCAAGAGCAGAGCAGTTTGCAAGAGTTGAAAGTGTTCCTGTAGTGGTACATGTCATTGAAGTTACACAACCTCAGGGTCACTCGACTTCCGGATCTCACGAAAGATATAAAAACGAAGAACGTCTGGCTTGGGAAGCTCAGTTTGACGGGTTGGTGAAATTCAGAGAATGGATTTTAAATTATTCAATCGAAATTGACGGAAAAGAAGAAATTATTGCTTCTATTGAGGAGCTTGACGCTATCGATGAAGAAGCGAAAAAGACGGTAAAAGCTGGACAGAAAAATGCCTGGGAAAATTACCAGAAAACAATTACGGATTTAATTCATTCGGTATTACCTTTAGTTGAAAATCTTAAAGGTCAAAATGCTGAAATTGAAAATTATATTAATCAATTCAATAAATTAGTTTCAAAAGCTAAGAAAGATGTTTTCCATGTGGTAAGAAAATCTTTACTGGCAACCAGAGGAACAAATTCTGCAGAAAGAAATCAACTGATGCAGAAATACAACGAAATTTTTGAGGTTGAAAAAGACAATTACTCTTCTCATTTATATTCTCAGTCTCAATGGAAGGCTGAAAATGTAAAGGAAGTAAAGCCTGTTTTTTCTGAAAATTCAGAAGAAGTTGACGGAAGAGTAGTGGTAAGAAATAATTTCGATAAAATTTTTGAAAAATATCCTCAGACTTTGGTTTTTGGTGAAGATGCCGGAAATATCGGTGACGTAAACCAGGGATTGGAAGGCATGCAGGAAAAATATGGCGAAGTTCGTGTTGCAGATACGGGAATCCGTGAAGCTACGATCTTGGGTCAGGGTATTGGGATGGCAATGAGAGGGTTGAGACCGATCGCTGAAATCCAGTATTTAGATTATATTTTATATTGTTTACAGGGAATGAGTGATGATCTGGCAACGGTTCATTACAGAACAAAAGGTGGTCAGAAAGCTCCTGTAATCATCAGAACGAGAGGCCACAGACTGGAAGGAATCTGGCATTCGGGTTCTCCGATGGCTGGGATTCTGAACCTTTCAAAAGGTATTCTGGTGTTGGTTCCAAGAAACTTAACGATCGCTGCAGGATTCTACAATACGATGCTTCAGGCAGATGAGCCGGCTGTTATTGTTGAATGTCTGAACGGATACAGATTAAAAGAAAAACAACCTGACAACTTAGGTGAATTCACTGTTCCTGTCGGGAAAATAGAAGTGACGAGAGAAGGGAAAGACGTTACGTTGGTTACTTACGGATCAACCTGGAGAATCGTAATGGAAGCAGCTAGCGAATTGGAAAAATTAGGAATTTCTGCGGAAGTTATTGATGTTCAGTCATTAATTCCTTTCGATTTATCTCACGACATTGCAGAAAGTGTGAAGAAAACCAACAGATTAGTTGTAATCGACGAAGATGTGGAAGGAGGAACTTCGGCGTTTATTTTGCAACAGATTTTAGAGAAACAAAAAGCTTTCAGATATTTGGATTCTGATCCATTGACAATCGCTGCCAACGACCACAGACCTGCGTATGCAAGCGACGGAGACTATTTCAGCAAGCCATCTGTAGATGATATGGTGGAAAGAATTTACGCACTGTTTAATGAAACAAATCCTCAGAAATATCCTGCGATATTTTAA
- a CDS encoding polyprenyl synthetase family protein — protein MANTVEEIKQPINEEMKLFEQKFYESMQSKVPLLDKVTRFIVTTKGKQMRPMFVFLCAKLIGNVNEKTYRGASMIELIHTATLVHDDVVDESFKRRNFFSINALWKNKIAVLVGDYLLSKSVLLSTDHKDYDLLGVISRTIREMSEGELLQLEKARKLDITEDVYYEIIRQKTATLIAACCEIGVLSNNADEALAKKMMDFGTFTGMAFQIKDDLFDYLTSNVIGKPVGIDIKEQKMTLPLIHTLKIASEKDKKYYFNTIKRYNNDQKRVKELINFVKTSGGLDYAIKIMKEFQQKAKDILNEFPDSDAKRSLLIMLDYVIERKF, from the coding sequence GTGGCGAATACTGTAGAAGAAATCAAGCAACCGATCAATGAAGAAATGAAGCTTTTCGAACAAAAGTTTTATGAATCCATGCAGAGTAAAGTACCTTTATTAGATAAAGTCACGCGGTTTATCGTTACTACAAAGGGAAAACAGATGCGTCCCATGTTTGTATTTCTTTGTGCAAAGCTTATCGGGAATGTCAACGAAAAGACTTATCGCGGGGCTTCAATGATTGAGCTTATTCACACAGCGACGTTGGTACATGATGATGTGGTGGATGAAAGTTTTAAAAGACGAAATTTTTTCTCTATTAATGCATTATGGAAGAATAAGATTGCTGTTTTGGTAGGGGATTATCTGCTGTCGAAATCGGTTTTATTATCTACTGACCATAAAGATTATGACCTGTTGGGTGTGATTTCCAGAACAATCCGTGAGATGTCCGAAGGCGAGCTTCTTCAGTTGGAAAAAGCCAGAAAACTGGATATTACAGAAGATGTTTACTACGAAATTATCCGTCAGAAAACGGCAACTTTAATTGCTGCCTGCTGTGAAATCGGGGTTTTATCAAATAATGCCGATGAAGCCTTGGCAAAAAAAATGATGGATTTCGGGACTTTTACAGGAATGGCTTTCCAGATTAAAGATGATTTGTTTGATTATTTAACTTCAAATGTGATCGGAAAACCGGTAGGAATTGATATTAAAGAGCAAAAAATGACACTGCCATTAATTCATACCTTAAAAATCGCCAGCGAAAAAGATAAAAAATACTATTTCAACACAATAAAGCGGTACAATAACGATCAAAAACGTGTAAAAGAGTTAATTAATTTCGTTAAAACTTCCGGCGGACTGGATTACGCCATTAAAATCATGAAAGAATTTCAGCAGAAAGCCAAAGATATTCTTAATGAATTTCCTGATTCTGATGCCAAAAGATCTTTACTTATTATGCTGGATTACGTAATTGAGCGAAAATTTTAA
- a CDS encoding sterol desaturase family protein, with protein MTDYFLGEDGLENIYAWSIPVHAIIILAEMIYSHISEAKLYNGKDVATSIYLALLNFGLDFIMKVFAMGVMFFFYNHSFFSWEFTVWYWLICFIITDFAYYVLHYVDHHSRAFWAVHITHHNSEYFNLTTGFRSPVLQPLYRY; from the coding sequence ATGACAGATTACTTTTTAGGCGAAGATGGATTAGAAAATATTTACGCCTGGTCTATTCCTGTTCATGCCATAATCATCTTAGCTGAAATGATTTACAGCCATATTTCTGAGGCTAAATTATATAACGGAAAAGACGTAGCCACCAGTATTTACCTTGCGTTGCTGAACTTCGGATTAGATTTTATAATGAAGGTTTTTGCAATGGGAGTGATGTTTTTCTTTTACAATCACAGCTTTTTTTCCTGGGAATTTACGGTTTGGTATTGGCTCATCTGTTTTATCATTACAGATTTTGCATATTATGTCTTACACTATGTGGATCATCATTCCAGGGCATTCTGGGCGGTACATATTACCCATCATAATTCCGAATATTTCAATTTGACAACAGGTTTCAGAAGTCCTGTTCTACAACCTCTTTACAGGTATTAA
- the rlmN gene encoding 23S rRNA (adenine(2503)-C(2))-methyltransferase RlmN, whose protein sequence is MKDIRTLSLDQLKDYFLTLGEKPFRAKQVYDWLWSKNLHSIDEMTNLSKTLRERIAEEYTINPVSVDQLQKSTDGTIKNGVKLHDGLLVESVLIPTETRTTACVSSQVGCSLNCEFCATARLKRMRNLEVAEIVDQVALIDSQSKMYFDRPLSNIVFMGMGEPMMNYKNVVEAIRKITQPEGLGMSPRRITVSTSGIPKMIKMLADEDLRVKLALSLHSAIESKRNEIMPFSDKFPLTEIMESLQYWYKKTGSVITFEYCVWKDINDKDEDIKALIKYCKQVPSKVNLIQYNPIGDGKYDRCNKKAEEDYIRQLENAGIVCVVRKSRGGDIDAACGQLANKTAD, encoded by the coding sequence ATGAAAGATATTCGTACTTTATCACTAGACCAGCTCAAAGACTATTTTCTTACTTTGGGGGAAAAGCCGTTTCGTGCTAAGCAGGTTTACGACTGGTTGTGGAGTAAAAATCTCCATTCTATTGATGAAATGACGAATCTTTCGAAAACTCTTCGCGAGAGAATTGCCGAAGAGTATACCATTAATCCTGTTTCTGTTGACCAACTTCAAAAAAGTACGGACGGAACCATCAAAAACGGAGTGAAGCTTCATGACGGCCTATTGGTGGAATCTGTATTAATTCCTACAGAAACAAGAACTACAGCCTGTGTTTCATCGCAGGTAGGATGTTCATTAAACTGCGAATTCTGCGCAACAGCGAGACTCAAAAGAATGAGGAATCTTGAAGTTGCAGAGATCGTGGATCAGGTAGCTTTGATTGACAGCCAGAGTAAAATGTATTTCGACAGACCGCTTTCCAATATCGTTTTTATGGGAATGGGAGAGCCGATGATGAATTACAAAAATGTAGTTGAAGCCATCAGAAAAATTACCCAGCCGGAAGGTTTGGGGATGTCTCCGAGAAGAATCACTGTTTCCACTTCCGGAATTCCCAAAATGATCAAAATGCTGGCTGATGAAGATTTAAGAGTGAAACTGGCCCTGTCGCTTCATTCTGCCATCGAATCAAAGCGTAACGAGATCATGCCTTTCTCAGATAAATTTCCTTTAACGGAAATTATGGAGTCCCTCCAATATTGGTACAAAAAAACAGGCTCTGTCATCACTTTCGAATATTGTGTCTGGAAAGATATTAATGATAAAGATGAAGATATTAAAGCCTTAATTAAATATTGCAAGCAGGTTCCTTCTAAAGTTAATTTAATTCAATACAATCCTATTGGCGACGGAAAATATGACCGATGCAACAAAAAGGCAGAAGAAGACTACATCCGTCAGCTTGAAAATGCAGGAATCGTCTGTGTCGTTAGAAAAAGCCGTGGTGGAGATATTGATGCCGCCTGCGGACAGCTAGCCAATAAAACCGCAGATTAA
- the queA gene encoding tRNA preQ1(34) S-adenosylmethionine ribosyltransferase-isomerase QueA gives MKTSDFNFDLPAELLAEHPSEHRDEARLMVLDRKTQTIEHKLFKDVVDYFNEEDLFIFNNTKVFPARLYGNKEKTGAKIEVFLLRELDKETRVWDVLVDPARKIRIGNKLFFTEDESLVAEVIDNTTSRGRTLRFLFDGSYEEFRAKLKELGETPLPKYIKRAVEPEDAERYQTIYAKIEGAVAAPTAGLHFSRHLMKRLEIKGINFAEITLHVGLGTFNPIEVEDLSKHKMESEEVVIDEKNADIINRAVDQHRRVCAVGTTTMRALETSVSSNKKISAFHGWTNKFIYPPHDFGVANCMITNFHTPKSTLIMMIAAFAGRDFIMQAYEEAVKEKYKFYSYGDAMLIL, from the coding sequence ATGAAAACATCAGATTTTAATTTTGATCTTCCTGCGGAATTATTAGCAGAACACCCATCAGAACACAGAGACGAAGCGAGATTAATGGTTTTGGACAGAAAAACCCAGACCATCGAGCACAAACTGTTTAAAGATGTGGTAGATTATTTCAATGAAGAAGATCTTTTTATCTTTAATAATACGAAGGTTTTTCCAGCCCGTCTATATGGGAACAAGGAAAAGACAGGTGCTAAAATTGAAGTATTCCTTTTAAGAGAGCTGGATAAAGAAACCCGTGTTTGGGACGTATTGGTAGATCCTGCAAGAAAAATCAGAATCGGGAACAAGTTATTTTTCACTGAGGATGAATCTTTGGTAGCGGAAGTTATCGATAATACAACTTCAAGAGGAAGAACATTGAGATTCTTATTCGATGGTTCTTACGAAGAATTCAGAGCTAAATTAAAAGAATTGGGCGAAACTCCGCTTCCCAAATATATCAAAAGAGCCGTAGAGCCGGAAGATGCTGAAAGGTATCAGACGATTTATGCTAAAATAGAAGGAGCTGTAGCTGCGCCTACTGCCGGACTTCACTTTTCAAGACATTTGATGAAAAGATTGGAGATCAAAGGAATCAACTTCGCAGAAATTACCCTTCACGTTGGTTTAGGAACCTTCAACCCGATTGAAGTGGAAGATCTTTCTAAACATAAAATGGAATCAGAAGAAGTTGTAATCGACGAGAAAAATGCAGATATCATCAACAGAGCGGTGGATCAGCACAGAAGAGTTTGCGCGGTAGGAACCACTACAATGAGAGCGTTGGAAACTTCAGTTTCTTCAAACAAAAAAATCTCTGCATTCCACGGTTGGACAAACAAATTTATTTATCCGCCTCACGATTTCGGAGTGGCTAACTGTATGATCACAAACTTCCACACGCCAAAATCTACATTAATCATGATGATTGCAGCGTTTGCAGGGAGAGATTTCATAATGCAGGCATATGAAGAAGCCGTAAAAGAGAAGTATAAATTCTACTCTTACGGAGATGCAATGTTAATTCTCTAA
- a CDS encoding AIM24 family protein has protein sequence MSKYSIEAFVNETKENPQERDYFELEKPALLEINLNNQSVWTKAGSMVGYIGNINFERQGMLSGGIGNLLKKALSGEGSKLMKAEGTGKLYVADEGKKVRILYLNNETVCVNGNDVLAHEQSVKSDITMLKSIAGVMSGGLFQVKLSGTGHIAITTHGEPLTLMVTPDAPVFTDPNATVAWSGNLSPELKTNVSFKSLIGRGSGEEFQMKFSGNGWVLIQPYEEVYTVEK, from the coding sequence ATGAGCAAATATTCAATTGAAGCTTTCGTAAACGAGACGAAAGAAAATCCTCAGGAGAGAGATTATTTCGAGCTGGAAAAGCCTGCGCTTCTGGAGATCAACCTGAACAATCAATCTGTGTGGACCAAAGCCGGAAGCATGGTAGGCTACATTGGAAACATCAATTTTGAAAGACAGGGAATGCTTTCCGGAGGTATCGGGAATTTATTGAAAAAAGCCCTTAGTGGTGAAGGTTCAAAACTAATGAAAGCCGAAGGAACGGGGAAATTGTATGTTGCAGATGAAGGAAAGAAAGTCCGTATTTTATATCTAAATAATGAAACAGTTTGTGTAAACGGAAATGATGTCCTGGCGCACGAACAAAGTGTAAAAAGTGATATTACCATGCTAAAAAGTATTGCCGGAGTAATGTCCGGAGGCCTTTTCCAGGTAAAACTTTCCGGTACGGGACATATCGCTATTACTACCCACGGAGAGCCATTGACGTTAATGGTAACTCCTGACGCACCTGTTTTTACAGACCCAAATGCTACAGTAGCATGGTCCGGAAACCTTAGCCCTGAACTGAAGACCAACGTGTCATTTAAAAGCCTGATCGGGAGAGGAAGCGGTGAAGAATTCCAGATGAAATTTTCCGGGAATGGATGGGTGTTGATACAGCCTTATGAGGAGGTTTATACGGTGGAGAAATAG